The proteins below are encoded in one region of Gopherus flavomarginatus isolate rGopFla2 chromosome 12, rGopFla2.mat.asm, whole genome shotgun sequence:
- the LOC127032465 gene encoding tripartite motif-containing protein 10-like, whose product MASVTPVEEIQDEIKCPICLKYLTDPVSIHCGHNFCRVCITQYYETWVEGDYDPVCCPNCRALIQKGTLRPNWQLANIVNKIKHMDLKPGKEKLCKRHNKTLDLFCEEDGEALCVVCERSPEHGAHTVILMEEAAQKYKEKIQAHLETLREEREKLLGFNATGERKSQTYLIQTQTERQKIVSEFQQLQQFLQEQERLLLARLENLEKEILKIQNDNVTKLSEEISCLSDQISELEGKCQKPASEFLQDFRSTLTRCEKGRFQQTVEISPELAKRLSDFSQKNIAVTETLRKFKDTLCCKLETERVKLLQSFRPVNVTLDPDTAHPVLVLSDDQKTVRWGDTRQDLPDNPERFDTELCVLGCEGFTSGKHSWEVEAADEGHWAVGIARESVRRKGRISRNPQGGIWAVGQGGDQFKALTSMETPLPLSWVPKRIQVFLDYEKGQVIFFDVDKEAPIFTFPPASFNGERIYPWLWVWGSQFRIRIFQLQGE is encoded by the exons ATGGCCTCAGTGACACCTGTAGAGGAAATTCAAGATGAAATCAAATGTCCCATCTGCCTGAAATATCTGACAGACCCAGTGTCCATACACTGTGGGCATAACTTCTGCCGAGTCTGCATCACTCAGTACTATGAGACATGGGTAGAGGGGGACTAtgaccctgtgtgctgccccaactGCAGAGCCCTCATCCAGAAAGGGACTCTCCGGCCCAACTGGCAGCTAGCAAATATAGTCAACAAAATTAAACACATGGATTTAAAACCAGGAAAAGAGAAATTGTGTAAGAGACACAATAAAACCCTGGATCTGTTCTGTGAAGAGGACGGGGAAGCCTTGTGTGTGGTTTGTGAGAGATCCCCAGAGCATGGTGCTCACACAGTGATTCTCATGGAGGAGGCTGCTCAGAAATACAAG GAAAAGATCCAGGCCCATTTGGAGActctgagggaagagagagaaaagctgcTGGGATTTAATGCaactggagagagaaaaagtCAGACATATCTG aTTCAGACACAAACCGAGAGGCAGAAGATTGTATCTGAATTTCAGCAACTGCAACAGTTCCTGCAGGAACAAGAGCGACTCCTGCTGGCCAGACTAGAAAACCTGGAAAAGGAGATTTTGAAGATACAGAATGACAATGTCACTAAACTCTCTGAGGAGATTTCCTGTCTCAGTGACCAGATCAGTGAGCTGGAGGGGAAGTGTCAGAAGCCAGCAAGTGAATTCCTGCAG GATTTCAGAAGCACCTTGACCAG GTGTGAGAAGGGGCGGTTCCAGCAGACAGTGGAGATTTCTCCTGAGCTGGCAAAGAGACTCAGTGATTTCTCCCAGAAAAATATTGCTGTAACAGAGACTCTGAGAAAGTTCAAAG ACACTCTGTGCTGCAAACTGGAGACAGAAAGAGTGAAATTACTACAATCCTTCAGACCAG TAAATGTGACTCTAGATCCAGACACGGCTCATCCTGTCCTAGTCCTGTCTGATGATCAGAAAACTGTGAGATGGGGAGACACACGGCAAGATCTACCAGACAATCCTGAGAGATTTGACACTGAGCTCTGTGTGCTAGGCTGTGAGGGGTTCACCTCGGGGAAACATTCCTGGGAGGTGGAGGCGGCAGATGAGGGACACTGGGCTGTGGGGATTGCCAGAGAATCTGTAAGGAGAAAGGGACGAATCAGCCGTAACCCTCAGggggggatctgggctgtggggcaggggggggaTCAGTTCAAAGCTCTCACCTCTATGGAGACCCCACTGCCCCTGAGCTGGGTCCCCAAAAGGATCCAGGTTTTTCTAGACTATGAGAAGGGGCAGGTGATATTTTTTGATGTTGATAAGGAGGCCCCGATCTTCACTTTCCCCCCAGCCTCCTTCAATGGGGAGAGAATCTACCCCTGGCTCTGGGTGTGGGGATCCCAGTTCAGAAT